The following coding sequences lie in one Vitis vinifera cultivar Pinot Noir 40024 chromosome 19, ASM3070453v1 genomic window:
- the LOC100257275 gene encoding LOW QUALITY PROTEIN: UDP-glycosyltransferase 79B9 (The sequence of the model RefSeq protein was modified relative to this genomic sequence to represent the inferred CDS: deleted 2 bases in 1 codon) codes for MAMARSPKLHIAMYPWFAFGHMIPYLHLSNELAERGHSITFILPKKVQSQLQHLNLHPTLISFHPLTIPHVDGLPPSAETASDVPISLHHLLAAAMDRTTRLQVEAALRALKPDFLFYDAAYWAPPLASKLGMKSIFYSAVSASAFSYCLVLDQQISKSRPIPTGPPPGYPSSTVVLRPHEARLLQFLLFPFGEDITFHERLTAAIKLCDVVSIRTCQEIEGPFCDYIERRFGKPVFVTGPVLVEPSPLAPEDRWAQWLSGFKPGSVIFCAFGSQNFPGKDQFQELLLGFELTGLPFLAALKPPLGAATIEEALPEGFQERVGGRGVVYGGWVPQPSILSHPSVGCFVSHCGFGSMWESLMSDPQIVLVPELFDQTFNARLLAEELKVAVEVEKEENGWVSKEGLCKAIKSVMDEEGEVGCLVKKNHAKWKETLMSQGFMSNYIDNFVRQLLDLK; via the exons atggcAATGGCCAGGAGCCCAAAATTGCATATAGCCATGTACCCATGGTTTGCTTTTGGTCATATGATTCCCTACCTCCATCTCTCCAACGAGCTCGCTGAAAGAGGCCACAGCATCACCTTCATCTTGCCCAAAAAGGTTCAATCTCAGCTACAGCACTTGAATCTTCATCCTACTCTCATCTCTTTCCATCCCCTCACCATCCCCCATGTTGATGGCCTCCCTCCCAGCGCTGAAACTGCTTCCGATGTGCCCATCTCCTTGCATCACCTTCTCGCCGCCGCCATGGACCGCACCACTAGACTG CAAGTTGAAGCAGCCCTACGTGCCTTGAAGCCGGACTTTTTGTTCTATGATGCGGCCTATTGGGCTCCCCCTTTGGCATCCAAATTAGGTATGAAGTCAATATTCTACAGTGCAGTTTCTGCATCAGCCTTTTCCTACTGCCTTGTCCTGGATCAACAAATTAGCAAAAGCCGGCCAATTCCAACTGGGCCTCCTCCTGGTTACCCCTCCTCAACGGTGGTGCTCCGCCCCCATGAAGCTCGTTTGCTTCAATTCTTGTTATTTCCATTTGGGGAAGACATCACCTTCCACGAGCGCCTCACCGCCGCCATCAAACTCTGTGATGTAGTCTCTATAAGAACATGCCAAGAAATCGAAGGACCATTTTGTGACTACATAGAAAGACGGTTTGGAAAACCAGTGTTTGTAACGGGCCCCGTTTTGGTTGAACCTTCACCGTTGGCACCGGAGGACAGGTGGGCTCAGTGGCTAAGTGGGTTCAAGCCTGGTTCAGTAATCTTCTGTGCATTTGGGAGCCAAAATTTCCCCGGAAAGGACCAGTTCCAAGAATTACTCCTGGGGTTTGAGCTAACAGGCCTGCCGTTCCTAGCAGCTCTAAAACCACCATTAGGAGCTGCAACCATTGAAGAGGCCTTGCCGGAGGGGTTCCAAGAGAGGGTTGGAGGGAGAGGAGTGGTTTATGGAGGGTGGGTGCCGCAGCCCTCAATCCTGAGCCATCCATCAGTGGGGTGTTTTGTGAGCCACTGTGGCTTTGGATCAATGTGGGAGTCCTTGATGAGTGACCCCCAGATAGTGCTGGTACCAGAGCTTTTTGACCAAACCTTCAACGCTAGGCTATTGGCTGAAGAGCTTAAGGTTGCAGTGGAGGTTGAGAAGGAAGAAAATGGGTGGGTTTCAAAGGAGGGTTTGTGCAAAGCAATTAAGTCAGTAATGGATGAAGAGGGTGAGGTGGGTTGTTTGGTGAAGAAGAATCATGCAAAGTGGAAAGAGACCCTGATGAGCCAAGGCTTTATGAGCAATTACATTGATAATTTTGTTCGCCAACTTTTAGATCTCAAGTGA
- the LOC100267548 gene encoding UDP-glycosyltransferase 79B9 — translation MAKSPKLHIAMFPWFAFGHMIPYLNLSNELAGRGHKITFILPRKAQSKLQHLNFHPALITFHPLIVPHVDGLPPGTETASDIPVSLTYLLATALDRTRDQVEAALRTLNPHLLFYDFAYWAPALASQLGIKSIYYSAVCAAAVAHIPIPAQQGSKDCRQLTDVPPPGYPSSTVVLRPHEARLMDFMFAPYGEGITFQQRVTTARARGDAISIRTCQETDGPICDYIGSQYGKPVFLTGPVLPKPSVEPLEDRWAQWLGGFKPGSVIFCAFGSQNVHEKDQFQELLLGLELTGLPFFAAVKPRTGVATIEEALPEGFQERVGGRGLVHGGWWVQQPSVLSHPSVGCFVSHCGYGSMWESLTSDPQIVLVPELADQILNSRLLAEELKVAVEVEREENGLFSKESLCDAIKSVMDENSEVGGLVKKNHAKWKVMRIQLHRIHVDN, via the coding sequence ATGGCCAAGAGCCCGAAATTGCATATAGCCATGTTCCCATGGTTTGCTTTCGGCCATATGATTCCTTACCTCAATCTCTCCAACGAGCTTGCTGGAAGAGGCCACAAGATCACCTTCATTTTGCCCAGAAAGGCTCAATCTAAGCTACAACACTTGAATTTTCATCCGGCTCTCATCACTTTCCATCCCCTCATCGTCCCTCATGTCGATGGCCTTCCTCCGGGGACTGAAACTGCCTCTGATATCCCCGTTTCCTTGACTTACCTTCTCGCCACTGCCCTGGACCGCACCAGGGACCAAGTTGAAGCAGCTCTACGTACTTTGAATCCTCATCTTTTGTTCTACGATTTTGCCTATTGGGCACCTGCTTTGGCATCCCAACTAGGGATTAAGTCCATATACTACAGTGCAGTTTGTGCAGCAGCCGTTGCCCACATACCTATCCCAGCTCAACAAGGTAGCAAAGACTGCAGGCAATTGACAGATGTGCCGCCCCCTGGTTACCCCTCCTCAACGGTTGTGCTCCGCCCACATGAGGCTCGGTTGATGGACTTCATGTTTGCACCATATGGAGAAGGCATCACCTTCCAGCAGCGCGTCACCACTGCCCGGGCACGCGGTGATGCAATCTCTATAAGAACATGTCAAGAAACCGATGGACCCATTTGTGACTACATTGGAAGCCAGTATGGAAAACCAGTGTTCCTAACTGGCCCAGTACTACCCAAACCTTCAGTGGAGCCATTGGAGGATCGGTGGGCGCAGTGGCTGGGTGGGTTCAAGCCTGGTTCAGTTATATTCTGTGCATTTGGAAGCCAAAATGTCCATGAAAAGGACCAGTTCCAAGAACTACTCCTGGGGTTAGAGCTAACAGGCCTGCCATTCTTCGCAGCTGTAAAACCACGGACAGGAGTTGCCACCATTGAAGAGGCCTTACCCGAGGGGTTCCAAGAGAGGGTTGGAGGGAGGGGATTGGTTCATGGAGGGTGGTGGGTGCAGCAGCCGTCAGTACTGAGCCACCCATCAGTGGGGTGTTTTGTGAGCCACTGTGGCTATGGATCAATGTGGGAGTCCTTGACCAGCGACCCTCAAATAGTGCTGGTACCGGAACTAGCTGATCAAATATTGAACAGCAGGCTATTGGCTGAAGAGCTTAAAGTTGCAGTGGAGGTTGAGAGGGAAGAAAATGGGTTGTTTTCAAAGGAAAGCTTGTGCGATGCCATTAAATCGGTGATGGATGAAAACAGTGAGGTGGGTGGTCTGGTGAAGAAGAACCATGCTAAGTGGAAGGTGATGAGAATTCAATTGCATAGAATACATGTTGACAATTAA
- the LOC100260618 gene encoding UDP-glycosyltransferase 79B9 — MAMAKSPKLHIAMFPWFAFGHMIPYLNLSNELAGRGHKITFILPRKAQSKLQHLNFHPALITFHPLIVPHVDGLPPGTETASDIPVSLTYLLATALDRTRDQVEAALRTLNPDLLFYDFAYWAPALASQLGIKSIYYCVVCAAAVAHTPIPAQQGSKDCRQLTDVPPPGYPSSTVVLRPHEARLMDFMFAPYGEGITFQQRHITARTSCDAISIRTCQETEGPICDYIGSQYGKPVFLTGPVLPNPSVEPLEDRWAQWLGGFKPGSVIFCAFGSQNVHEKDQFQELLLGLELTGLPFFAALKPPTGAATIEEALPEGFQERVGGRGLVHGGWWVQQPSVLSHPSVGCFVSHCGYGSMWESLTSDPQIVLVPELPDQILNSRLLAEELKVAVEVEREENGLFSKESLCDAIKTVMDENSEVGGLVKKNHAKWKEALTSQSFLSNYVDNFVGQLQGLFDQK, encoded by the coding sequence atggccatggccAAGAGCCCGAAATTGCATATAGCCATGTTCCCATGGTTTGCTTTCGGCCATATGATTCCTTACCTCAATCTCTCCAACGAGCTTGCTGGAAGAGGCCACAAGATCACCTTCATTTTGCCCAGAAAGGCTCAATCTAAGCTACAACACTTGAATTTTCATCCGGCTCTCATCACTTTCCATCCCCTCATCGTCCCTCATGTCGATGGCCTTCCTCCGGGGACTGAAACTGCCTCTGATATCCCCGTTTCCTTGACTTACCTTCTCGCCACTGCCCTGGACCGCACCAGGGACCAAGTTGAAGCAGCTCTACGTACTTTGAATCCTGATCTTTTGTTCTACGATTTTGCCTATTGGGCACCTGCTTTGGCATCCCAACTAGGGATTAAGTCCATATACTACTGTGTAGTTTGTGCAGCAGCCGTTGCCCACACACCTATCCCTGCTCAACAAGGTAGCAAAGACTGCAGGCAATTGACAGATGTGCCGCCCCCTGGTTACCCCTCCTCAACGGTGGTGCTCCGCCCACATGAGGCTCGGTTGATGGACTTCATGTTTGCACCGTATGGGGAAGGCATCACCTTCCAGCAGCGTCACATCACTGCCAGGACAAGCTGTGATGCAATCTCTATAAGAACATGTCAAGAAACCGAAGGACCCATTTGTGACTACATTGGAAGCCAGTATGGAAAACCGGTGTTCCTAACTGGCCCAGTACTACCCAATCCTTCAGTGGAGCCATTGGAGGATCGGTGGGCGCAGTGGCTCGGTGGGTTCAAGCCTGGTTCAGTTATATTCTGTGCATTTGGAAGCCAAAATGTCCATGAAAAGGACCAGTTCCAAGAACTACTCCTGGGGTTAGAGCTAACAGGCCTGCCATTCTTCGCAGCTCTAAAACCACCGACAGGAGCTGCCACCATTGAAGAGGCCTTACCCGAGGGGTTCCAAGAGAGGGTTGGAGGGAGGGGATTGGTTCATGGAGGGTGGTGGGTGCAGCAGCCGTCAGTACTGAGCCACCCATCAGTGGGGTGTTTTGTGAGCCACTGTGGCTATGGATCAATGTGGGAGTCCTTGACCAGCGACCCTCAAATAGTGCTGGTACCGGAACTCCCTGACCAAATATTGAACAGCAGGCTATTGGCTGAAGAGCTTAAAGTTGCAGTGGAGGTTGAGAGGGAAGAAAATGGGTTGTTTTCAAAGGAAAGCTTGTGCGATGCCATTAAAACGGTGATGGATGAAAACAGTGAGGTGGGTGGTCTGGTGAAGAAGAACCATGCTAAGTGGAAGGAGGCCTTGACGAGCCAAAGCTTTCTGAGCAAttatgttgacaattttgttggGCAATTGCAGGGACTTTTTGatcaaaaatga